The following is a genomic window from Salinibacterium sp. UTAS2018.
TCAGGCCATCCGGATCCGGCGGAGTCGAAGTTAGCGAATGCCTGCTTGACCGTCTGGCCACCAACAGTGCCGTCGATCTGAACGACGTCGATTTCGATCTCGGGGTGAGCTTCTTGGAAAGCTTCGGCGGCGGGAACACGGGGCGGGTCAACCCATACCGTGATTTTTCCACCCGAGTCAGTCTGCTCGGGGGCGGCATCGCCACCACCTGCTGAACAGCCGGATAGAACGAGTGCAGCGGCGGAAATAATCGCCACTCCTGCACTGGCGGAAAGGAACCTCTTCGTCTTCATTGACACTCCTTGGTGAGGGTTACTACTGCTTCGTAGTGGAGAGCTGCGGGCCGCTGGAACGGCTCGGTTTCTCCGGTGCTCAAACGTTATACCAACCGTGGAAGTTGTGCAAACGTTTGATCAAAGGTTTTTCAACTGTTATCTAACGGTTCGCGCGCAGCGCTTCAGTAGCCAATGCGCGCGGGGTCGATGCGATAGAACTCCGCGGCGGTACGGCCAAGCAACTGCTCACGGTCCGCGGCATCCACACTGTCAAAGAGGGGCTGAAGGCCCTGCCAGACGCGCGTATAGCCGCCGGCGAGCACCGAAATGGGCCAGTCGCCGCCGTACATCAGGCGGGACGGGCCGAAAACCTCGAGGGCACGGTCGAAGAACGGCCGCACATACTCGGTCGTCCACTGCTGCGGGTCACCAGCCGCCGAATACAGGCCGCTGACCTTGGCGTAGACGTTGGGGTTTTCTGCCGCGGCCTCAATCGCTGACCACCAGGGCTCGCGCTCCTGGAGCCCGATCGGCGGCTTGGCCAAGTGGTCAATCACCATGCGCAATTCCGGATGCCGCCGCGACAGTTCCGGAATGATCGCCAAGTGTTCGGGCAGCACCGCGACCACGTCGAAGGTGAGCCCGGCGCGCTCCAGCACCGTGAGCCCCTCGTCGACGTTGGGTCGCAGCAACCACTCCGGATCTTCTTGATTGTGAATGAGAGTGCGCACCCCGACCATGCGGGTGTCGCCCTCCCACGCCTCAATCGTGCGCGCCGCCTGCTCGGGGCGGTCGAGGGGCGCGTAGCCCACGATCGCCGCGACCTCATGATTCGCGGCCGCGCACTCCGTCATCAAGCGCGTGTCATCGAAGTTATCGGCGGACTGCACTTGAACCGTGTAGTCGATGCCGGCATCCCGCAATTCGGGGCGGAGCTGATCGAAGGTCATCACCTGATTGATCGGTGCGAGTGATGCGTCGAGCCAGTCATAGTGAGCCCGGTTGGGATCCCAAATGTGCTGGTGAGCGTCGATGATCGGAAAAGCCACGGTTTGTCCCTTCGCAGGTGGCCAGTTTAGAGAATGCCGTGACGTTCCCACACCGTGCGCAGCGAGTCGCCGGCCAGCAGTTCTGCCAAGACCGTCGATTCGTTGGCCGCGCGGGTGCGGGCGCGAGTCAGCACCTCTTCTTCGTGCGCCTGCGGGATCACGACGGCACCGTCATCATCGGCCATCACAAGATCACCGGGCGCAATCAGCACCCCGGCCAACTCGACAACAACATCCGAGGCGATCACGCGCATCCGGGCACGGAAGTCGATCGGGCGACGCGAGCGCGAGAACGACGGAAAGCCGAGTTCGGCGATCTTGTCGGTGTCGCGCAGGTTGCCGTCGGTGATGACGCCGGAAGCTTTCGCGCCCAGGGCCGCCGCACTAAACAGCTCGCCCCAGAAACCGGAGTCGTTGCTGTTGTCGGTGGCGATGACAATCATCTGGCCAGCACCGATGCCGTCGATGAAGTCAATCGACTCCTTATACGGATCGTCGAGATCTGACTCGAGCGCCGGAGCGAACCGCACGGTGCGGGCACGCCCGAAGGCACGCGAACCGGGCGTGATCGGAGCGAAGCGCTGGTTGAGCACCTGGTTACGCAGCCCGGATTCGTCACACGAGTCGCTCAGAA
Proteins encoded in this region:
- a CDS encoding amidohydrolase, coding for MAFPIIDAHQHIWDPNRAHYDWLDASLAPINQVMTFDQLRPELRDAGIDYTVQVQSADNFDDTRLMTECAAANHEVAAIVGYAPLDRPEQAARTIEAWEGDTRMVGVRTLIHNQEDPEWLLRPNVDEGLTVLERAGLTFDVVAVLPEHLAIIPELSRRHPELRMVIDHLAKPPIGLQEREPWWSAIEAAAENPNVYAKVSGLYSAAGDPQQWTTEYVRPFFDRALEVFGPSRLMYGGDWPISVLAGGYTRVWQGLQPLFDSVDAADREQLLGRTAAEFYRIDPARIGY
- a CDS encoding RraA family protein encodes the protein MSSANAAASAATGNAGFTPLPGDERLTTAILSDSCDESGLRNQVLNQRFAPITPGSRAFGRARTVRFAPALESDLDDPYKESIDFIDGIGAGQMIVIATDNSNDSGFWGELFSAAALGAKASGVITDGNLRDTDKIAELGFPSFSRSRRPIDFRARMRVIASDVVVELAGVLIAPGDLVMADDDGAVVIPQAHEEEVLTRARTRAANESTVLAELLAGDSLRTVWERHGIL